Proteins encoded together in one Ciona intestinalis chromosome 3, KH, whole genome shotgun sequence window:
- the lefty/antivin gene encoding transforming growth factor beta superfamily signaling ligand precursor (The RefSeq protein has 4 substitutions compared to this genomic sequence) — MFPIKIILLITSIQFSTATQHDDLQDGILTHLGLGKLPTFTQMDLSQVVVPDHIRARYEQLVAARESRLGRNRRIRSAGPSLAGLFRNVHQKTGIEGDVIYSDTFREQLKFDMEGKIPDKTTITMAELRLFKKLPNHSRLGAYTVKHRATSGSRNDVERPSVRRSPQVIRHARVSIHHSLPLPNGDVITELVDSRLIMVNGSGWQSFDITSAIRKWQRHPVKFMTITLELKVQSTRPGRVASEVARMIRFTGQKVALDSPRRPELVVFTEEEEKTRTNDCSASRHRRHRKCCREKRFISFREMEWAKDWIIEPSGYDAYQCAGGCSSSRRKNSKRSPRSCTVAESTSLPVMYLVKDGDGTKVEVSEFPNMVVEKCACSLDSVFGV, encoded by the exons ATGTTTCCGATCAAGACTTTCTTACTTATAATATCCATTCAATTCTCGACTGCCACCCAACACGACGACTTACAAGATGGGATTCTCACCCATCTGGGGCTAGGGAAACTCCCCACTTTCACCCAAATGGACCTCAGCCAAGTAGTTGTACCAGACCATATCAGAGCAAGATACGAACAACTTGTAGCAGCCAGGGAATCGAGATTGGGAAGAAACCGTCGCATCAGATCAGCCGGACCATCGCTTGCTGGTTTGTTCCGAAACGTTCATCAAAAAACAG GTATCGaaggtgacgtcatatactCCGATACTTTCCGGGAGCAACTCAAATTTGACATGGAAGGAAAAATACCGGACAAAACGACCATCACCATGGCCGAACTCCGACTTTTTAAGAAACTTCCAAATCACAGCAGACTCGGTGCTTATACCGTGAAGCATAGGGCGACATCTGGTAGCAGGAATGATGTGGAAAGACCATCCGTTAGAAGGAGCCCGCAAGTCATCCGACATGCAAGGGTTTCCATCCACCATTCCCttccattacctaatggtgacgtcatcacagaACTGGTGGATTCTAG GTTGATTATGGTGAACGGTTCCGGTTGGCAGAGTTTTGACATCACTTCCGCTATCCGCAAGTGGCAACGACACCCTGTTAAGTTCATGACGATAACCTTAGAACTGAAGGTACAAAGTACGAGACCAGGTCGGGTTGCTTCCGAGGTGGCAAGGATGATACGGTTTACTGGTCAAAAGGTGGCGCTAGACTCACCAAGGCGACCTGAGCTCGTAGTCTTCACCGAAGAGGAAGAAAAAACAAG GACTAACGATTGTTCTGCGTCACGTCACAGACGACATCGAAAGTGTTGCCGCGAAAAGCGATTTATCAGTTTCCGGGAAATGGAATGGGCGAAAGATTGGATCATAGAACCATCGGGGTACGACGCTTACCAGTGCGCGGGAGGATGCAGTTCCAGTCGCCGCAAAAATTCCAAGAGGTCCCCGAGGTCATGCACTGTTGCGGAATCGTCTTCGTTGCCGGTTATGTACTTGGTAAAAGACGGTGATGGCACAAAGGTCGAAGTGTCAGAGTTTCCGAACATGGTAGTAGAAAAATGTGCCTGCTCCCTGGACAGTGTATTTGGTGTGTaa
- the LOC100181947 gene encoding uncharacterized protein LOC100181947 produces the protein MFYDNPSMENLYNRKLRIASWGVFVLAILCFLIQAVLTLLGSKYQVKNKPPGVCYEQERWLSESQIILGAAASAVTHSCLLALFVYPLLRHRLETLSVLHRSNADPAAVPSLTPRTLRKEFQNSFKRHASIGATSNRGRKNERRLPLLIRRCVILTSICVMVNIAATVLTATLYKSENKLATVLYGANLLVNLSCSVGFFRQWRQIIFPPSVRCRNPEEDVSMDATRNSIDSRSEYAKIRISRKITNSSDVRV, from the coding sequence ATGTTTTACGATAACCCTTCCATGGAAAACTTATATAACAGAAAGCTACGTATCGCATCGTGGGGAGTGTTTGTATTAGCAATCCTGTGCTTCTTAATTCAAGCTGTTTTGACGCTGTTGGGTTCGAAGTACCAAGTGAAAAATAAACCTCCAGGAGTTTGTTACGAACAGGAACGATGGTTAAGCGAGTCTCAAATCATTCTCGGTGCAGCAGCGAGCGCTGTGACGCACTCTTGTCTTCTCGCGCTCTTTGTGTAcccattattacgtcacagactgGAAACATTAAGTGTCCTGCATCGAAGCAACGCGGATCCTGCAGCTGTACCTTCGCTTACGCCACGAACATTGCGCAAGGAGTTCCAGAACAGTTTCAAACGCCACGCGTCGATCGGAGCTACATCAAACCGCGGCCGAAAAAACGAGCGCCGACTCCCGCTGTTAATTCGCCGATGTGTGATCTTAACTTCAATATGCGTGATGGTGAACATTGCAGCTACTGTGCTCACCGCTACTTTATACAAGAGCGAGAACAAACTCGCAACAGTTCTATACGGGGCCAACCTCCTGGTGAACTTATCATGCTCGGTAGGGTTTTTCCGCCAGTGGCGGCAAATTATCTTTCCCCCATCCGTTAGGTGTCGCAACCCTGAGGAAGATGTTTCAATGGACGCCACGAGAAACTCCATTGATAGTCGAAGCGAATACGCCAAGATCCGAATATCGCGTAAAATAACCAACAGTTCAGATGTACGTGTCTAA
- the LOC100178859 gene encoding calmodulin-2/4-like: MTSRPTRTSVQARLHQIESANATKEHLSKNPNIARKNDASDDVSSDDDTFAFGDLVKALTSEGTSSGGMSETDALKEAFKILDCDEDGYITLSDLRVMMSEFDDVSPDDVSEEDLVEMIAAADLEGKGRIDFKSFVNVLKSKEKDSKEKKKSTSSKTE; this comes from the exons ATGACGTCAAGGCCTACACGAACGAGTGTACAAGCTCGCCTTCATCAAATAGAAAGTGCCAACGCCACGAAAGAACATCTTTctaaaaatccaaatatcgCTCGTAAGAATGACGCCAGTGATGACGTAAGCAGCGATGACGACACGTTCGCATTTGGAGATTTAGTAAAG GCTCTGACGTCAGAGGGTACGTCATCAGGGGGCATGAGCGAGACAGACGCATTGAAGgaagcttttaaaatattggattGTGACGAAGATGGTTACATTACACTGTCGGATCTCCGAGTGATGATGTCAGagtttgatgacgtcagtcCCGATGACGTAAGCGAGGAGGATTTGGTTGAAATGATAGCAGCGGCAGATTTAGAAGGAAAGGGTAGAATTGACttcaaaagttttgtaaacgttttaaaatcgaaggaaaaagattcaaaagaaaagaaaaaaagcacTTCCAGTAAAACTGAATAA